The DNA window TAATAGCAATACAGGAAATGTTATAATGAGCTTCTTGCGGTATACTCATTGTACGGAGGTGGAGAGCCATGCAGATACCCGAAATAATCAAAACCAGCCTTGAGTACATCGAGAATAATCTCAAAACCGACATCACTGCCGAGGAGCTGGCGCGAATGGCGAATTATTCCACTTTTCATTATTGCCGCCTGTTTTCATCGGTAATGGATTCATCTGTCTTAGGATATATACTGAAGTGCCGGCTTGACCATGCTCTCAGTGAAATTGCCTATGGGAAAAAGGCCATCGATATTGTATTGGAATACGGCTTTGATAACTATGCGGGATTTTATAAAGCGTTTATAAAAGTGTATGGCTGCTCTCCGAAAAAGTACCTCTCGATTTATCACCATCATAAACCAATTAAACCGGAGGTGGCAAATATGTATACCGAAAGAGAATTAAGAAAAATTCTGGAGAGCTGGGACATTGAGAAAACCTTGCCTATTAGAGGTATGCACATCATGGACGGAGCGAAGATATCAAGTAATACCTGGACTGTCGGCGGCGACTTTATCTTGAAAACCGGCAACCGAGAAAAGCTTATGAAGAATCTAAAGGTTACTAAAGCGCTTTTAAGACAGGACCTTGCTTCTTCGCTGCCTGTATCTACGAAAGCTGGAAGCGAGTATATGGACGGCAAGGAGATTTTTATCCTGACCCATGTATTGAAGGGCAGTCCGCTTCCCAAGTCCGACAGATACGGCGAAAATAGGGCTGATTTCGGTGAAAAATACGGCAGAAGCATCGCCCGTCTTCATAAGGCCCTCAAAGAAGCGCAGAAAGAGGTTTTACCGGACGAAGTCGACCTGTATAAAAGCGTCACAGATTGGGCACTTCCGAATGTACGGCAGCAAAATATCCAATGGGATATTGGGCTTGACGAGAAATTTTTTAAAGATTACGTTGATACCTTTGGAAGGCTATATGCCAAGTTGCCAAAGCAGCTCATTCACCGCGATCCCAACCCGGGCAATATCCTGTTTGATGAGGGTGAGGTAAGCAGATTTATAGACTTTGATTTAAGTGAGATTAACATCCGCCTGTGGGATGCCTGTTACTGTGCGACTGGTATATTAAGCGAGTCCAGTGACGAAATGTATGAAAAATGGCTTGATATCCTCAGCGGCATACTACATGGCTACAACAATGAGTGTAAACTGACACTGGAAGAGAAACAGGCGGTATTTTATGTTATCACCTCGATTCAGATGATTTGCGTCGCTTATTTTGAAGGCCGGGAAGAATACAAGCAGCTGGCAAAAACAAATCGCAAAGTGCTGATGCATATCGTTAATAACAAAGCTCAAATCGATCAAATATTTTGATAAAACAAGGAGCCTAACATTAGATCATGTTAAGAGTATCATAAAGACATAGCTTTCCTTTAAAGGGGAGTTATGCCTTTCTTTATATGAAAAACGTGGTATGATGGTCATAAGGTATATTTTCCTGTATGAATAGACGAGTATCTGAAAGGTGGTGTTTTCAATGAATTGCCCTCTTTGCAACTGCGAAATGGAAGAAGGCGGAATCATAACAAGCGGGGTATCTGCAATGTGGGTTCCCATGGAGCAATTTTCTAAGAAAGGGATACGAAGGCTTATTTATACCAATGGACGGGTAATCGGAAAATCAAATGTTGTTTTTGGACAAACTAAAATATCAAATGCTTTTTTCTGCGAGCATTGTAATAAAATTGTAGGAATTTTCGATGTTAATAAATGAGGACAAAAAGGGATTTGTTGAGCAGCATTGAATTAACTGGCGGTGCAACTTCTGATAATAGGGTGTTTTTTAGATTAGAATCATACGGTGGAGAATTTATCCTTGTAGATTCGTCATCGGGAGATTCGCCGCCAAGTCATTGGAAGCTTAGGGTACAAAATGATGAATGGAAAAACGTACTTGAAGAAATAATAGCGTTATCAAACTGAGATTATTGGACAATCTGTAGGAAAGGAATGCCTCTTTAGTGCAGAAAAAACGTGATAACTCTTTTAAGCAAATGGAGGTAAAAGCTGTGTTTGAAGAAATTCAAAATCATATGAACTGGGCCAGGATGAAGCAAATTCATAAGGGATGGTCCAATGATGTGAAATACTATATTGAAACAGACATCGGTCAAAAGCTGCTGCTGAGGACTTCAAGCATTGAGCATTACCAAGAGAAGAAAAAGGAATTTGATATTATCGGGAAATATTCGGCGTTGGGTTTTGATATGTCAAAACCTGTTGATTTCGGCATATTAAATGAGGGACAAAGTGTTTATATGCTGCTGACATGGGTTGAGGGTCAGGATTTGGAAGGAGTACTGCCCAAGCTTCAAAGAGACGAACAATACCGGCTAGGCAGGGAAGCCGGTGTAATATTAAGTAAAATACACAGCATTCAGATACCGGCTGACGAGCTGCCGACGGAAATCAAAATTAACAAAAAGAAAGCCCAGCTTCAAAAATATATTAACTCAGATGTGAGGATTCAAGGCGATGAAATCGCTATTGAATTTATAATAAATAATATCCATAAAATCTGGTCAAAACCACCGGTCTATCAACACGGAGATTTTCATCCCGGTAATTTAATTTTTACACCTGATAAAAAAATCGGTGTAATAGACTTTAACCGATGGGAAATCGGAGATCCTTATGAAGAATTCTACAAGCTTGAAAGCTTTGGGACAGATGTAAGTATCCCCTATTGTATTGGGCAAATTCATGCATACTTTAATGATGATGTACCGGCGGAGTTTTGGGATATTCTCGCCGTCTATGTAGCTCATGCCGCCTTATACTCGATAAAGTGGGCTGAGCGATTTGGGCAAGCCGACATCGAAAATATGGTGAGGATATGTAAAAAGACTTTTTATCATTATGACAATTTCAGAAAGAGCGTACCTGATTGGTACAGCAAATAATAGACAAGCAATTATACCGTGTGTAATCAGCTCTAGAGTTGTCGCAGGTAAAGGCATACCAATTGCTGCAATATGCGGAGCGACCTTATTTTTATGCCGTCATGGTTTCCTAAACCATGTAAAACACACCGGCGATAGTTTGGAACTCTTTCAGAGTCAGCAAGGTTATACTGGACAAGACCTTTATGTGGCAGCACAAGTAGTGGTGGACAAAGGGTTTATTACAGCCAATGAAACTGCTGCTATAGAATTTGCGTATCATATTTTTAAAACATTGAAGATAGATTCAGATAAAGAAATTGAAAAGTGGTTTGATAATTTTAAAAACGGAGCTGTCCGTACTCTTTAATTTCTAAATAATGATTAAAGAAATTAAAGGCGTCACTTCTCAATTGGAGTAGTACTACCTTTATAAAGATGCATCTTAAATTTTATTAATTCTTTCAATAGCATAAAGAGGTAAATTTATCAGCCAGTCTTCCCTTTTATAATCAGCCATTGAGGTACGAACAGAAATTTTGGGATTAAATTTATCATGGAAGGTTTTCAGGCTTTTGGATTGTAAATTCACTTCTGCCTTTACTTCCAATGGGATTACTTCGGAACCATTATCAACCAGAAAATCAATTTCTGCGCTGTTTCTGTCGTTGGTCCAATAATATGTGTGCATTTCCTTATTGGTTTTTAACTGCTGCAAAACATATTGCTCAGTCAGAGAACCTTTGAACTCCTTAAACAGCTCTTTTCCGTCAATCAATACATTCTGACGAAGCCGTACCATACAAGACAAAAGTCCTACATCCAGCAAAACAACTTAAAAGCTTTCAAATCTTCATAAGCTTTAAGCGGCAGACTTGGTGATGTTACTCGATTAACCATGTGTACAAGACCGCAATCTGTCAGCCATAGCAAAGCCATTTCGTACTCTTTTGCACGTGCTCCTTCTTTGATAAGTCCGTAAATAAATTTTTTGTTTTCTTTTGTAAGCTGGGAGGGAATACTATTCCATAACATTCGGATTCTAGGAACAGCTTCATTGGGTGCATGCTTTGAAAAATCCTGCTCATAAGCAGCCAGGATTCGCTCTTGAATTTCCCTCACTTCATTAAAATCTTTGTTGATGGAAAAATTCAATACAGCTTCCGGCATTCCGCCTACATAATAATACTTTTTTAAAAGGTCTATATATTCCTGTTTGAAGGTTGTGACCATTTCATAATCGCCATTATTCAGCAACTGTACAAACCTTTCTTTTTCTAATGCTATCATGAATTCCTGAAAGGACAAAGGATATAAATCCAAGAAATCCACCTTACCAACTGGAAAAGATGTACCTTTATGAAGAGCAACACCAAGCAAGCTTCCGGCACATACAATATGATATTGCGGGGCATTTTCATTAAAGTACTTTAATGCGGTCAAAGCTTTTGGTACTTCCTGAACCTCATCAAAAATGAGAAGAGCCTCTGACGGGTTTATTTTATGCCCTGCATAGAGCTCCAATCCGATTATAATACGTTCTACATTCAAGTCAATTGAAAACAAGTCCTGCATCTTCTGATTATTGTCAAAATTTATATATACACTGGTTTTATATGCATTAGCGCCGAATTCTTTCATCAGCCAAGTTTTACCTACCTGCCTTGCTCCACGGATAATCAAAGGTTTCCTGTATTTCTTTTCTTTCCATGCATATAATTTCTCAATGGCAGTACGATACATAATACAACACCTCCGGTTCTTGTGCTAAACAATATATCCATAAAACACAAAAAATACAACGACTTTTTGTTGTTAACTATATAATTGTGGATGTAAAAATTGTGATGTATACTGATAAATAAATGCTCCCGTGGGGTTTTATCTTCTCGGGCTTCTCATGCCTTTATCTCTGTCTCTGAGCCGAACCTTTGCCGTGTCAAGGAATTAGACATAACGGATTTCCTTTTTATTTTCACCATTCTATATCTATTAAATCTATGAAAACTTATTGAAATTTTATAAACTGTAAGTGCAGAATAAAATGACATAATATGTTTTAATTGGTATAATTATAAAGATTTAATGCTGATATTATTGAATGATTTAGTGGGGGATATATCATGGATTGGATTGACTATCGAGATAAATTGGGCATTGGATTTTCGGACATAGAAAAATTTCAATATTTAAAGCAGAAAGTTTTTAATATATTAGAGGCGATTGAGGAGAATTCTGAAAGCCTTGAGTATCTTGGGTTTTGCAACATGACAGGTGCTGAAATAAACACGTACTATTTGGATGATTATAGGGAATCAGAAAGGTATGACCATATAATTAGAATCATAAAAAGCCATAGTGATACAATTAAAAAATTTTGTCTCTATTATATAGCATTCGTTAATACCAGAGGTGATAAGGAATATAGAAAGTGGGGCAAAATTGAATTTTACAATTTAATAGTGAAAAGTTTAAAAGAATCCCATATCCAATTTGAAGTGTTACAAGATGGGCAAAGCTACTTTATTTTCCCGAAAGGAGCAGAAGAGCTTGACGATGGACTTGTTTCTGAGCCTTTAATGTGGCTTGCTGAGTATCCAAAAGCACAAAGAACATACATAAATGCTTTAATGCAGTACTCGGATGGAATATACATTCGCGATGTAGCGGATAACTTTCGAAAAGCCCTAGAAGAATTTCTGCAAGAGTTTCTTGAAAACAGTAAAAATCTTGAGAGTAATATTAGTGAAACCGGAAAATATTTAAAAGAACACGGAGCAGAGAAAGAAATTTCAGATGTGCTTGTTAAGCTAATAGACAGCTATAAAAAACTTAACGATAAAATTGCAAAACACAATGATAAAGTAGATAAAAAATTTCTTGAGTTTCTTATGTATCAAACGGGTGTATTTATAAGGATGCTTATAGTAGTAAAAAATTCTGATTCTGATGATTTGTAAAAATAAAAAAATGATTTAAAGGTATTTGTAGCATTCGAATCGTGTCGATTATATCATCATGAACCTCTATAACCACAACGGTATCAGGGGTTTGTTTATACATCGTTTATTAGTAGTTTATAACTCAAACATGCTGAATAAGGAAATTTTATGATATAATTGAAGCAAAAAGAACACAAAAGCTTAGGAGAGATAAGGCAAAATGAGTGTAAGTTTTAATATAAATGAAAAAGCAAATTTAATATGGGCTATAGCTGATAAATTAACCGGTGTATACAAACCTCATGAATATGGCGAGGTTATACTTCCCCTAACTGTTATCAGACGTTTTGACTGTGTACTGGCAGATACTAAGGAAGCAGTTCTT is part of the Oxobacter pfennigii genome and encodes:
- a CDS encoding helix-turn-helix domain-containing protein, yielding MQIPEIIKTSLEYIENNLKTDITAEELARMANYSTFHYCRLFSSVMDSSVLGYILKCRLDHALSEIAYGKKAIDIVLEYGFDNYAGFYKAFIKVYGCSPKKYLSIYHHHKPIKPEVANMYTERELRKILESWDIEKTLPIRGMHIMDGAKISSNTWTVGGDFILKTGNREKLMKNLKVTKALLRQDLASSLPVSTKAGSEYMDGKEIFILTHVLKGSPLPKSDRYGENRADFGEKYGRSIARLHKALKEAQKEVLPDEVDLYKSVTDWALPNVRQQNIQWDIGLDEKFFKDYVDTFGRLYAKLPKQLIHRDPNPGNILFDEGEVSRFIDFDLSEINIRLWDACYCATGILSESSDEMYEKWLDILSGILHGYNNECKLTLEEKQAVFYVITSIQMICVAYFEGREEYKQLAKTNRKVLMHIVNNKAQIDQIF
- a CDS encoding PF20097 family protein; translated protein: MNCPLCNCEMEEGGIITSGVSAMWVPMEQFSKKGIRRLIYTNGRVIGKSNVVFGQTKISNAFFCEHCNKIVGIFDVNK
- a CDS encoding aminoglycoside phosphotransferase family protein; this translates as MFEEIQNHMNWARMKQIHKGWSNDVKYYIETDIGQKLLLRTSSIEHYQEKKKEFDIIGKYSALGFDMSKPVDFGILNEGQSVYMLLTWVEGQDLEGVLPKLQRDEQYRLGREAGVILSKIHSIQIPADELPTEIKINKKKAQLQKYINSDVRIQGDEIAIEFIINNIHKIWSKPPVYQHGDFHPGNLIFTPDKKIGVIDFNRWEIGDPYEEFYKLESFGTDVSIPYCIGQIHAYFNDDVPAEFWDILAVYVAHAALYSIKWAERFGQADIENMVRICKKTFYHYDNFRKSVPDWYSK
- a CDS encoding DJ-1/PfpI family protein, producing MTISERAYLIGTANNRQAIIPCVISSRVVAGKGIPIAAICGATLFLCRHGFLNHVKHTGDSLELFQSQQGYTGQDLYVAAQVVVDKGFITANETAAIEFAYHIFKTLKIDSDKEIEKWFDNFKNGAVRTL